A single Lolium perenne isolate Kyuss_39 chromosome 6, Kyuss_2.0, whole genome shotgun sequence DNA region contains:
- the LOC127310471 gene encoding BTB/POZ and MATH domain-containing protein 2-like — translation MGNRPSTQSVAAIGIGNQTSSTHRSLATAGVHQFSIKGHSVIAGSDEPITSKPFRVGGYEWTIRYYPNGADAEAEAGGQHVSVFLCQNSPGDVPVTATFSFSCLQQDPASPTSAKEKNKLCSYTGDFSSEKSEWGPVKFMSKADLAASGCLKDDCLVIRCAVEVITKELTHDDDHQHGAVVVVPPSDLTRDLGSLLASGHATDITVEIGEAKKFRAHRCVLAARSPVLRALLCSKRSSICIKDVDAAAFEILLHYMYHDDLPMPLRNACSKGTTDMAQRVIAAADRYGMGRLKLMCESKLSKILDVDTVCSILDFADGNDCAQLKSCCFEYMLKDRKRLKDIANTQGFKKLNQNCLSIACEMLLKAL, via the coding sequence ATGGGAAACCGACCCTCAACCCAGAGCGTGGCGGCTATTGGAATTGGAAACCAAACCTCCTCCACGCACCGCTCACTGGCCACCGCCGGCGTTCATCAGTTCAGTATCAAGGGCCACTCGGTGATCGCAGGAAGCGACGAACCCATCACGTCCAAGCCCTTCCGGGTCGGCGGCTACGAGTGGACCATCCGCTACTACCCCAACGGCGCCGACGCCGAGGCCGAGGCCGGCGGGCAGCACGTGTCTGTTTTCCTATGCCAAAACAGCCCCGGCGATGTCCCGGTCACGGCAACCTTCTCCTTCAGCTGCCTCCAACAAGATCCGGCGTCTCCGACCTCCGCCAAGGAGAAGAACAAACTCTGCAGCTACACGGGAGATTTCTCCTCGGAGAAGTCCGAATGGGGTCCGGTCAAGTTCATGAGCAAGGCGGATCTCGCGGCGTCGGGGTGCCTCAAAGACGACTGCTTGGTCATCAGGTGCGCCGTCGAGGTAATCACCAAAGAGCTCACCCATGACGATGACCACCAACACGGCGCCGTCGTCGTTGTGCCGCCCTCCGACTTGACTCGGGATCTCGGCTCCCTCTTGGCGAGCGGCCACGCCACGGACATCACCGTTGAAATCGGCGAGGCCAAGAAGTTCAGGGCGCACCGGTGCGTGCTCGCGGCCCGGTCGCCGGTCCTCCGTGCGCTCCTGTGCAGCAAGAGAAGCAGCATCTGCATCAAAGACGTGGACGCCGCCGCCTTCGAGATACTGCTGCATTACATGTACCACGACGACCTACCGATGCCCCTGAGGAACGCGTGCAGCAAAGGAACAACGGACATGGCGCAGCGCGTGATCGCCGCCGCGGATCGATACGGAATGGGGAGGCTCAAGCTGATGTGCGAGAGCAAGCTCAGCAAGATCCTAGATGTGGACACCGTGTGTTCCATTCTTGACTTCGCCGATGGAAACGATTGCGCGCAACTTAAGAGTTGCTGCTTCGAGTACATGTTAAAAGACCGCAAGAGGTTGAAGGACATTGCCAATACGCAAGGGTTCAAGAAACTAAACCAAAACTGCTTGTCCATTGCTTGTGAAATGCTTCTCAAAGCTCTATAA